The Pseudomonas orientalis genome contains a region encoding:
- a CDS encoding ABC transporter ATP-binding protein has product MAEATPALEIRNLHKRYGELEVLKGISLTARDGDVISILGSSGSGKSTFLRCINLLENPHQGQILVAGEELKLKAAKNGELFAADGKQINRLRSEIGFVFQNFNLWPHMSILDNIIEAPRRVLGQSKAEATEVAEALLAKVGIADKRHAYPAQLSGGQQQRAAIARTLAMQPKVILFDEPTSALDPEMVQEVLNVIRALAEEGRTMLLVTHEMGFARQVSSEVVFLHQGLVEEQGSPQQVFDNPLSARCKQFMSSNR; this is encoded by the coding sequence ATGGCCGAGGCCACGCCCGCGCTTGAAATCCGCAACTTGCATAAACGCTATGGTGAGCTGGAGGTACTCAAAGGTATCTCGCTGACCGCTCGCGACGGCGATGTGATCTCGATCCTGGGTTCCTCCGGCTCCGGCAAGTCCACCTTCCTGCGCTGCATTAACCTGCTCGAAAACCCGCACCAGGGGCAGATCCTGGTGGCCGGTGAAGAACTCAAGCTCAAGGCCGCGAAAAACGGCGAATTGTTTGCCGCCGACGGCAAGCAGATCAACCGCCTGCGCAGCGAAATCGGTTTTGTGTTTCAAAACTTTAACCTGTGGCCGCACATGAGCATCCTCGACAACATCATCGAGGCGCCTCGCCGTGTACTCGGCCAGAGCAAGGCCGAGGCGACAGAAGTGGCCGAAGCCCTGCTGGCCAAAGTCGGCATCGCTGACAAGCGTCACGCCTACCCTGCGCAACTGTCCGGTGGCCAGCAACAACGCGCCGCCATTGCGCGGACGTTGGCCATGCAGCCTAAAGTCATTCTGTTCGATGAGCCGACGTCGGCGCTTGACCCGGAAATGGTCCAGGAAGTACTTAATGTGATCCGCGCGCTGGCCGAAGAAGGCCGCACCATGCTGCTGGTCACCCACGAAATGGGCTTCGCCCGCCAAGTGTCCAGCGAAGTGGTGTTCCTGCACCAGGGCCTGGTCGAAGAGCAAGGATCGCCACAGCAGGTGTTCGACAACCCGCTTTCGGCGCGCTGCAAACAATTCATGTCCAGCAACCGCTAA
- the gabP gene encoding GABA permease, with protein MSSTQSSNDLEQGLKPRHVTMLSIAGVIGAGLFVGSGHAIAAAGPAVLLAYAAAGTLVVLVMRMLAEMAVASPDTGSFSTYADRAIGHWAGFTIGWLYWWFWVLVIPLEANAAATILHAWFPDVAIWAFTLIITLLLTATNLFSVKNYGEFEFWFALIKVVAIVGFVILGLAAIFGLLPTSQVSGVSHLFDTQGFMPNGMGAVLAAILTTMFSFMGTEIVTIAAAESKNPGQQITKATNSVIWRIGLFYLLSIFIVVSLVPWNDPTLAAVGSYQTVLERMGIPNAKLIVDLVVLVAVTSCLNSALYTASRMLFSLGRRGDAPAVAKRTNKSGTPYWAVLLSTGAAFLAVFANYVAPAAVFEFLLASSGAIALLVYLVIAVSQLRMRQKRMAAGEKIVFKMWLFPGLTYAVMVFIVGTLTIMLFQEAHRVEIIATGILSLLVVLAGLFVASRRKAQRAGAPVLN; from the coding sequence ATGAGTAGTACGCAAAGCTCCAATGACCTCGAACAGGGGCTCAAACCGCGGCATGTCACCATGCTGTCGATTGCCGGTGTTATCGGTGCCGGTTTGTTTGTCGGCTCCGGCCACGCGATAGCCGCCGCCGGCCCGGCCGTACTGCTGGCCTATGCGGCTGCCGGTACGCTGGTGGTCTTGGTGATGCGCATGCTGGCCGAGATGGCGGTTGCGTCGCCGGACACCGGCTCATTCTCGACTTACGCCGACCGCGCAATCGGCCACTGGGCCGGGTTCACCATCGGCTGGTTGTACTGGTGGTTCTGGGTGCTGGTGATTCCGCTGGAAGCCAACGCGGCGGCGACCATCCTGCATGCCTGGTTCCCAGACGTTGCGATCTGGGCCTTTACCCTGATCATTACCTTGCTGCTGACCGCGACCAACCTGTTCAGTGTGAAGAACTACGGTGAGTTCGAGTTCTGGTTTGCGCTGATCAAGGTCGTGGCGATCGTGGGCTTCGTTATCCTCGGCCTGGCGGCGATTTTCGGCTTGCTGCCCACCAGCCAGGTCAGCGGCGTATCGCACCTGTTCGACACCCAGGGCTTTATGCCGAACGGCATGGGCGCGGTGCTGGCGGCGATCCTGACCACCATGTTCTCGTTCATGGGCACTGAGATCGTCACCATTGCCGCCGCGGAGTCGAAGAATCCCGGCCAGCAAATCACCAAGGCCACCAACTCGGTGATCTGGCGGATTGGTTTGTTCTATCTCTTGTCGATCTTCATCGTCGTGTCCCTGGTGCCGTGGAATGATCCGACACTGGCTGCCGTGGGTTCCTACCAGACCGTGCTCGAGCGCATGGGCATCCCGAACGCCAAGCTGATCGTCGACCTGGTGGTATTGGTTGCCGTGACCAGTTGCCTCAACTCGGCGCTGTACACCGCCTCGCGCATGCTGTTCTCCCTGGGTCGTCGTGGTGATGCCCCGGCTGTGGCCAAGCGCACCAATAAAAGCGGTACGCCTTACTGGGCGGTGCTGCTGTCCACCGGCGCTGCGTTCCTGGCGGTATTTGCCAACTATGTGGCACCGGCGGCGGTCTTTGAATTCCTGCTGGCCAGTTCCGGCGCCATTGCCCTGCTGGTGTACCTGGTGATTGCGGTGTCGCAACTGCGCATGCGTCAGAAGCGTATGGCGGCGGGTGAAAAGATTGTCTTCAAGATGTGGCTGTTCCCGGGCCTGACCTACGCGGTGATGGTGTTTATCGTCGGTACGTTGACCATCATGCTGTTCCAGGAAGCCCATCGTGTGGAGATCATCGCGACGGGCATTCTGAGCTTGCTGGTGGTGTTGGCGGGGCTGTTTGTAGCCAGTCGTCGCAAGGCCCAGAGAGCCGGCGCTCCCGTACTGAACTGA
- a CDS encoding arsenic resistance protein — translation MTRDTLEHNQIPLYFVAIALAALCGAFAPSFAQGLSVLITPAIAMLMYAMFLQIPFLDLRRGWGSRRFMLALLLANFLLVPLLVWALTRGLLGYPALLVGALLVLLTPCIDYVVVFTHIGKGDSRSMLAATPLLLLVQLALLPVYLGLMLGAQSEVVIAVGPFIEAFLLLIALPIVLAAMTAFFARRSTLIRRWNSAWAWLPVPAMALVLFVVIGSQITSVLRDINLLLPVLPIYAGFVLLAPLMGMLAARLFALPAATARAVAFSASTRNSLVVLPLALALPDGVRGLAATAVILQTLVELVAQLIYIRLIPALVWRASR, via the coding sequence ATGACCCGCGACACCCTTGAGCACAACCAGATTCCCCTCTACTTTGTCGCCATCGCGCTGGCCGCGCTCTGTGGTGCGTTTGCGCCGTCTTTTGCCCAGGGCCTCAGCGTACTGATCACCCCCGCCATTGCGATGTTGATGTACGCGATGTTCCTGCAAATCCCTTTCCTCGACCTGCGCCGCGGCTGGGGCAGCAGGCGCTTTATGTTGGCGTTGCTGCTGGCCAATTTCCTCCTGGTACCCTTGCTGGTATGGGCGCTGACCCGTGGCCTGTTGGGGTATCCCGCGCTGCTGGTGGGCGCGTTGCTGGTATTGCTGACGCCGTGTATCGATTATGTGGTGGTGTTTACCCACATTGGCAAAGGTGACTCGCGGTCGATGCTGGCGGCCACGCCGTTACTGCTGCTGGTGCAGTTGGCACTGCTGCCGGTGTACCTGGGTTTGATGCTGGGAGCGCAGTCGGAGGTGGTGATCGCGGTCGGGCCGTTTATCGAAGCGTTCCTGTTGTTGATCGCGTTGCCGATAGTGCTGGCCGCGATGACTGCATTTTTCGCGCGAAGGTCAACGCTGATCCGCCGGTGGAACAGCGCCTGGGCCTGGTTGCCGGTACCGGCGATGGCCCTCGTGCTGTTTGTGGTGATCGGGTCGCAGATCACATCAGTGCTTCGGGATATCAACCTGCTTCTGCCGGTGCTGCCCATCTACGCGGGCTTCGTGCTGCTGGCGCCGCTGATGGGGATGTTGGCCGCGCGGCTGTTCGCGCTGCCGGCGGCGACGGCACGTGCGGTGGCGTTCAGCGCATCCACCCGCAATTCCCTGGTGGTGTTGCCCCTGGCGCTGGCGTTGCCTGACGGAGTGCGCGGTTTGGCCGCGACGGCGGTGATCCTGCAAACATTGGTCGAACTGGTTGCGCAGTTGATCTACATCCGCCTGATCCCGGCCCTGGTATGGCGCGCCAGTCGGTAA